The following coding sequences lie in one Arachis ipaensis cultivar K30076 chromosome B05, Araip1.1, whole genome shotgun sequence genomic window:
- the LOC107642519 gene encoding isocitrate dehydrogenase [NAD] regulatory subunit 1, mitochondrial isoform X1 has translation MASTARSSSTLLKRFLATRLNQSRSVTYMPRPGDGAPRAVTLIPGDGIGPLVTGAVEQVMEAIHAPVYFEKFEVHGDMKAVPPAVIESIRKNKVCLKGGLATPMGGGVSSLNVQLRKELDLYASLVNCFNLPGITTRHNNVDIVVIRENTEGEYSGLEHEVVPGVVESLKVITKFCSERIAKYAFEYAYLNNRKKVTAVHKANIMKLADGLFLESCREVATKYPGIKYNEIIVDNCCMQLVSKPEQFDVMVTPNLYGNLVANTAAGIAGGTGVMPGGNVGAEHAVFEQGASAGNVGSGKEVEEKKANPVALLLSSAMMLRHLQFPAFADRLETAVKRVILEGQCRTHDLGGTSTTQEVVDAVLDALN, from the exons ATGGCGTCGACAGCACGATCTTCGTCCACGCTCCTCAAGCGATTCCTGGCCACGCGACTCAACCAGTCCCGCTCCGTTACCTACATGCCCCGTCCCGGAGACGGCGCCCCGCGCGCCGTCACACTGATTCCCGGCGATGGGATCGGTCCTCTGGTCACCGGTGCCGTTGAGCAGGTGATGGAGGCGATACACGCGCCGGTGTACTTCGAGAAGTTCGAGGTCCACGGCGACATGAAGGCGGTGCCGCCGGCGGTGATTGAGTCGATCCGGAAGAACAAGGTGTGCCTCAAGGGAGGACTAGCGACGCCGATGGGCGGCGGTGTGAGCTCACTGAACGTGCAGCTGAGGAAGGAGCTCGACCTCTACGCTTCACTCGTCAACTGTTTCAACCTCCCTGGTATCACCACGCGCCACAACAACGTCGACATCGTCGTAATCAGGGAGAACACCGAAGGCGAGTACTCCGGCCTCGAGCACGAGGTCGTCCCCGGCGTCGTTGAAAGCCTCAAG GTAATAACGAAGTTCTGTTCGGAGCGCATTGCTAAATATGCTTTCGAGTATGCTTACCTTAATAACAGAAAGAAAGTGACTGCTGTGCACAAAGCAAACATTATGAAGCTTGCAGATGGTTTATTCTTGGAATCTTGTCGGGAGGTTGCAACAAAGTATCCCGGAATCAAGTATAACGAAATTATTGTAGATAACTGCTGCATGCAGCTTGTATCAAAGCCTGAGCAGTTTGATGTCATG GTGACCCCCAATCTGTATGGAAATCTCGTTGCAAATACAGCAGCAGGTATTGCTGGAGGTACTGGTGTCATGCCAGGAG GAAATGTTGGGGCTGAGCATGCTGTGTTTGAGCAAGGTGCTTCAGCTGGGAATGTTGGCAGTGGGAAGGAAGTGGAAGAGAAGAAAGCCAACCCTGTGGCGCTGCTTCTTTCGTCAGCCATGATGCTGAGACACCTTCAGTTTCCTGCATTTGCTGACAGACTGGAAACTGCTGTGAAACGTGTAATTCTAGAGGGTCAATGCCGGACACATGACCTTGGAGGGACAAGCACCACTCAAGAGGTTGTTGATGCTGTGTTAGATGCTTTAAACTGA
- the LOC107642519 gene encoding isocitrate dehydrogenase [NAD] regulatory subunit 1, mitochondrial isoform X2 — MASTARSSSTLLKRFLATRLNQSRSVTYMPRPGDGAPRAVTLIPGDGIGPLVTGAVEQVMEAIHAPVYFEKFEVHGDMKAVPPAVIESIRKNKVCLKGGLATPMGGGVSSLNVQLRKELDLYASLVNCFNLPGITTRHNNVDIVVIRENTEGEYSGLEHEVVPGVVESLKVITKFCSERIAKYAFEYAYLNNRKKVTAVHKANIMKLADGLFLESCREVATKYPGIKYNEIIVDNCCMQLVSKPEQFDVMVTPNLYGNLVANTAAGIAGGTGVMPGGKL; from the exons ATGGCGTCGACAGCACGATCTTCGTCCACGCTCCTCAAGCGATTCCTGGCCACGCGACTCAACCAGTCCCGCTCCGTTACCTACATGCCCCGTCCCGGAGACGGCGCCCCGCGCGCCGTCACACTGATTCCCGGCGATGGGATCGGTCCTCTGGTCACCGGTGCCGTTGAGCAGGTGATGGAGGCGATACACGCGCCGGTGTACTTCGAGAAGTTCGAGGTCCACGGCGACATGAAGGCGGTGCCGCCGGCGGTGATTGAGTCGATCCGGAAGAACAAGGTGTGCCTCAAGGGAGGACTAGCGACGCCGATGGGCGGCGGTGTGAGCTCACTGAACGTGCAGCTGAGGAAGGAGCTCGACCTCTACGCTTCACTCGTCAACTGTTTCAACCTCCCTGGTATCACCACGCGCCACAACAACGTCGACATCGTCGTAATCAGGGAGAACACCGAAGGCGAGTACTCCGGCCTCGAGCACGAGGTCGTCCCCGGCGTCGTTGAAAGCCTCAAG GTAATAACGAAGTTCTGTTCGGAGCGCATTGCTAAATATGCTTTCGAGTATGCTTACCTTAATAACAGAAAGAAAGTGACTGCTGTGCACAAAGCAAACATTATGAAGCTTGCAGATGGTTTATTCTTGGAATCTTGTCGGGAGGTTGCAACAAAGTATCCCGGAATCAAGTATAACGAAATTATTGTAGATAACTGCTGCATGCAGCTTGTATCAAAGCCTGAGCAGTTTGATGTCATG GTGACCCCCAATCTGTATGGAAATCTCGTTGCAAATACAGCAGCAGGTATTGCTGGAGGTACTGGTGTCATGCCAGGAG GAAAACTCTAG
- the LOC110271700 gene encoding squamosa promoter-binding-like protein 3 isoform X1, with product MDHRTEEEEGEQQNLGEEAVHDERRRKQKITIRLVYADGSSRWNSSSSCTALSYCCQADECLADLQAAKRYNRRHKVCERHAKAPVVLVSGTRQRFCQQCSKFHELALFDDNKRSCRERLASHNERRRKAQAHHADLQPQPESDIN from the exons atggatCACAGaacagaggaagaagaaggagaacaACAAAATTTGGGGGAAGAAGCAGTGCATGACGAGAGGAGGAGAAAGCAGAAGATAACAATAAGGTTGGTTTATGCTGATGGATCAAGTAGATGGAATTCGTCTTCTAGTTGTACTGCTTTGTCTTACTGTTGTCAAGCAGATGAATGCCTAGCAGACTTGCAAGCTGCTAAAAGATACAATCGCCGTCACAAGGTTTGCGAGCGACATGCTAAAGCTCCGGTTGTCTTAGTTTCTGGCACTCGGCAAAGATTCTGCCAACAGTGTAGCAA ATTTCATGAGCTAGCCCTATTTGATGACAACAAAAGGAGCTGCAGAGAAAGATTGGCCAGTCACAATGAGCGCAGAAGAAAAGCTCAAGCTCATCATGCAGACCTTCAACCCCAACCAGAGAGCGATATCAATTAA
- the LOC110271700 gene encoding squamosa promoter-binding-like protein 3 isoform X2 yields the protein MDHRTEEEEGEQQNLGEEAVHDERRRKQKITIRLVYADGSSRWNSSSSCTALSYCCQADECLADLQAAKRYNRRHKVCERHAKAPVVLVSGTRQRFCQQCSKLNGIYADFMS from the exons atggatCACAGaacagaggaagaagaaggagaacaACAAAATTTGGGGGAAGAAGCAGTGCATGACGAGAGGAGGAGAAAGCAGAAGATAACAATAAGGTTGGTTTATGCTGATGGATCAAGTAGATGGAATTCGTCTTCTAGTTGTACTGCTTTGTCTTACTGTTGTCAAGCAGATGAATGCCTAGCAGACTTGCAAGCTGCTAAAAGATACAATCGCCGTCACAAGGTTTGCGAGCGACATGCTAAAGCTCCGGTTGTCTTAGTTTCTGGCACTCGGCAAAGATTCTGCCAACAGTGTAGCAA ATTGAATGGCATATATGCAGATTTCATGAGCTAG